The following coding sequences lie in one Thalassoglobus polymorphus genomic window:
- the murD gene encoding UDP-N-acetylmuramoyl-L-alanine--D-glutamate ligase, protein MTSSATEFVGKRVTVMGLGRFGGGVGVVRFLLQRGAEVTLTDLQTREQLAESLSQVDIDQLSQLVLGEHREMDFANADLIVVNPGIAIHENRFTKVALDHNVPITTEMNLFWERCRARRLIVTGTVGKSTTTALIHHLLSTNGVSCRLGGNIGISLLPDVETISPDEWVVLELSSFQLEHLVALKPRAEVAVVTNFAPNHLDWHGGLDSYRTAKQRALSWQLPGDVSVLHESLRDWETHGDRVLFGAECSSGSASVSLQQDRFVINFGGNEQEILFRSLPVSLNSPHQRLNIAASVAAVCSRFPISLSKIQQSLNSFQQLPHRLEEVATVHGVKFLNDSKATTPEATLAALNSIDSPFVLIAGGKSKNVDLSSLCQAISNRAKAVALIGETGPCMAEMISQANRSVELIVVETLPEAFTWAVQRVGSEEAVLFSPACSSGSQFANYAQRGEVFRHLVESHVKNLPF, encoded by the coding sequence AAACGAGTGACCGTAATGGGGCTCGGACGATTCGGTGGAGGAGTTGGTGTGGTCCGCTTCCTTTTGCAGCGTGGCGCTGAAGTTACCCTGACAGATTTGCAAACAAGAGAGCAACTCGCAGAGTCACTTTCTCAAGTTGATATCGATCAACTCTCCCAGCTTGTCCTGGGAGAACATCGTGAGATGGATTTTGCGAATGCCGATTTGATCGTGGTGAATCCGGGCATTGCGATTCATGAAAATCGCTTTACGAAAGTCGCTCTGGATCACAATGTCCCAATCACGACGGAGATGAACCTCTTCTGGGAACGTTGCCGGGCGAGGAGATTGATTGTCACAGGGACTGTGGGAAAGTCGACAACGACAGCACTCATTCATCACCTTCTCAGTACCAATGGTGTCTCCTGTCGGCTCGGTGGGAACATCGGAATCAGCTTGCTCCCTGACGTGGAGACCATCTCTCCGGATGAATGGGTCGTTCTCGAACTGAGCAGCTTTCAATTGGAACACCTTGTTGCCTTGAAGCCACGGGCTGAAGTGGCAGTGGTTACCAACTTCGCTCCCAATCACCTCGACTGGCATGGTGGCTTGGACAGCTACCGCACTGCGAAACAGCGAGCACTCAGCTGGCAACTCCCCGGGGATGTCTCTGTACTTCATGAAAGTTTACGCGATTGGGAAACTCACGGAGATCGAGTTCTCTTTGGAGCTGAATGTTCGTCAGGTTCAGCGTCTGTTTCGCTGCAGCAAGATCGCTTCGTAATCAATTTTGGCGGGAACGAGCAGGAGATTCTTTTCCGATCACTTCCAGTTTCGCTTAACTCACCGCATCAAAGATTAAACATCGCAGCGAGCGTCGCTGCCGTCTGTTCTCGATTTCCGATTTCGCTGAGTAAAATTCAGCAAAGTTTGAATTCGTTTCAGCAGTTGCCTCATCGACTTGAAGAAGTTGCTACCGTGCACGGTGTGAAATTTCTCAATGACTCAAAAGCGACAACCCCGGAAGCAACGCTGGCTGCTTTGAATTCCATCGACTCGCCCTTCGTGCTCATTGCCGGTGGGAAAAGTAAGAATGTCGATCTAAGTTCTCTCTGCCAAGCCATCTCAAATCGAGCCAAAGCAGTTGCCCTCATCGGTGAAACAGGTCCCTGTATGGCAGAAATGATCAGCCAGGCAAACCGATCCGTGGAGTTGATTGTCGTCGAGACATTACCGGAAGCATTCACGTGGGCCGTCCAGCGAGTGGGCTCGGAAGAGGCGGTTTTATTCTCACCGGCTTGCAGTAGCGGCTCACAGTTTGCAAATTACGCACAGCGGGGCGAAGTCTTCCGTCACCTTGTTGAAAGCCATGTGAAGAATTTGCCTTTCTGA
- a CDS encoding MFS transporter, which produces MPPSKSSPSIAFITKSVVISQMLFTAGHSLTTGGFLYYFVYEFSAFRSSPFLLAALQIAPESCEALSLFTRQILRFVKSRKWLWVSCLMLARITALLIPATLLFDEDSKYAAVLILGAVAVWHLLQGIAYCSYISWLSDLVPEMNWGRFFAKRKIASLSIAIIVPISAGLARKAWINGLPDVWKTRSFAAIFIVGAALVIASILPMLWIPDRAIRIEQKSAGRTWGDWASLFRSQFGWLLASRWWLAFFQGLTQAVIFKFSVDLLKISLNEYYILLAAMLSLQMATSWYAGLLCDRGRDRQLLIWSLIGVSFAMFFWMAATPETKWMAGGAYLLWGGFGFVNIALQNLTLKLAPSGDNTLHISLSRQGSGLVAGFAGLLGGLWLQELLENSTHSELRSYQLIFLISWLGRLSAAFWLIPLQQPDAEQKEETTQVPRRADSDRKKPSSKNRIHIR; this is translated from the coding sequence TTGCCGCCTTCAAAGTCCTCACCGTCGATCGCATTCATCACCAAATCTGTCGTCATCAGCCAAATGCTCTTCACTGCGGGGCATTCGCTGACGACGGGTGGGTTCCTCTATTATTTCGTCTATGAATTCAGCGCGTTTCGGTCGTCGCCATTCCTTTTAGCGGCACTCCAAATTGCCCCGGAATCCTGCGAAGCTCTCAGCCTGTTCACACGTCAAATCCTGCGATTTGTGAAGAGCCGAAAATGGTTGTGGGTTTCCTGCTTGATGCTAGCGCGGATCACAGCGTTACTCATCCCGGCAACTTTGCTTTTCGACGAAGACTCAAAGTACGCAGCGGTTTTGATTCTCGGCGCGGTCGCAGTTTGGCACCTGCTGCAAGGAATCGCCTATTGCAGCTACATCTCCTGGCTCAGTGATCTGGTTCCGGAAATGAACTGGGGGCGATTCTTCGCCAAACGGAAAATCGCTTCTCTGTCGATCGCGATCATTGTTCCAATCAGTGCTGGACTCGCTCGAAAAGCATGGATCAATGGGTTACCTGACGTTTGGAAAACTCGCAGCTTCGCCGCCATCTTTATCGTCGGAGCCGCACTGGTCATTGCTTCCATTCTTCCAATGCTATGGATTCCAGACCGTGCGATTCGAATTGAGCAGAAGTCGGCGGGCCGAACCTGGGGGGACTGGGCCTCTCTTTTTCGTAGTCAGTTCGGTTGGCTGCTCGCGTCTAGATGGTGGCTCGCCTTCTTTCAGGGGCTCACACAAGCGGTGATCTTCAAGTTCAGCGTGGACCTCCTGAAGATCAGCCTCAATGAATATTACATTCTTCTGGCAGCGATGCTTAGCCTGCAAATGGCGACATCATGGTACGCCGGTCTGCTGTGCGACCGTGGCCGGGATCGCCAACTTTTAATTTGGAGCCTGATCGGCGTGAGCTTCGCCATGTTTTTCTGGATGGCAGCTACCCCCGAGACAAAATGGATGGCAGGCGGAGCGTATCTACTTTGGGGCGGCTTTGGTTTTGTGAACATCGCCTTGCAGAACCTCACACTTAAGTTGGCACCATCTGGTGACAACACCTTGCACATCAGCCTGTCGCGACAAGGGAGCGGGCTCGTTGCTGGATTCGCTGGCTTGCTGGGAGGGCTTTGGTTGCAGGAGTTGTTAGAGAACTCAACCCATTCAGAGCTTCGCTCATACCAGTTGATCTTTCTGATCTCTTGGCTCGGACGATTAAGTGCCGCTTTCTGGCTGATCCCGCTGCAACAACCTGACGCGGAGCAAAAAGAAGAAACCACGCAGGTGCCGAGGCGCGCAGATTCAGATCGGAAAAAACCTTCTTCAAAAAATAGAATCCACATCCGATGA
- a CDS encoding MOSC domain-containing protein — protein sequence MLHQLLQTVPQVGKLEWIGLSSRSQSVIQPVKQVEVRVDTGLVGDYHSEHKPGGERQVSMFQYEHLAVVAQFLSNREVKPELLRRNLVVSGINLASLKKHRFRIGDVIFEGAGECAPCSRMEKNLGEGGFQAMRGHGGLISRVVSGGTIHVGDEVVFIGEKAESD from the coding sequence ATGTTACACCAATTACTCCAAACTGTTCCGCAAGTCGGCAAGCTGGAATGGATCGGTCTGTCGTCTCGGTCACAATCGGTGATTCAACCCGTTAAACAAGTTGAAGTTCGCGTCGATACCGGGTTGGTCGGAGATTACCACAGCGAACACAAGCCGGGCGGCGAGCGGCAAGTCTCGATGTTTCAATATGAACATCTTGCGGTGGTTGCGCAGTTTCTGAGCAATCGAGAAGTGAAGCCCGAGTTGCTGCGCCGAAATCTGGTCGTTTCAGGGATCAATCTGGCATCGCTAAAGAAGCATCGATTTCGCATCGGTGATGTGATCTTTGAGGGGGCTGGGGAATGTGCTCCCTGCTCACGGATGGAGAAAAATCTGGGTGAAGGAGGGTTTCAAGCGATGCGCGGCCATGGTGGACTGATTTCGCGAGTCGTGTCAGGAGGAACGATTCATGTCGGTGATGAAGTCGTCTTTATCGGCGAAAAGGCTGAAAGCGACTGA
- a CDS encoding 2-oxoacid:ferredoxin oxidoreductase subunit beta produces the protein MSADTSLPVLTQKDFASDQEIRWCPRCGDYSILAQMKKVLPTLGIPKEDIVFVSGIGCSSRFPYYMSTYGMHSIHGRAPAIATGLKVARPELTVFVITGDGDALSIGGNHLLHALRRNVDLKIIMFNNQIYGLTKGQYSPTSPLGKKTKSTPFGSVDRPLNPLSVAIGAGATFVARSADVDIKHLTMVLERAARHKGSAFVEVYQDCNVFNSGAFEFATKKDQKQENCIYLENGKPLIYGNDRDKGIRLTGAGNPEVVNLSDVKEDDLLFHDESSDDPTPAFRLAQMRWPNSPEPMGIFRSIDRPTYDGEVDRQFKQCMEQGTADLEALFNSGDTWDVKPK, from the coding sequence ATGTCAGCTGATACAAGTCTTCCAGTATTGACTCAAAAAGATTTCGCGAGCGATCAGGAAATTCGCTGGTGTCCAAGGTGCGGTGATTACTCGATTCTCGCTCAGATGAAGAAAGTATTGCCAACACTGGGCATTCCGAAAGAGGACATCGTATTCGTATCAGGAATTGGATGTTCCAGTCGCTTCCCGTATTACATGTCGACATACGGAATGCACAGTATCCATGGACGAGCACCGGCGATTGCCACAGGATTGAAAGTTGCCCGCCCGGAACTGACAGTCTTTGTGATTACCGGTGATGGAGACGCACTCTCCATCGGCGGGAACCATTTGCTGCATGCCTTGCGACGAAATGTTGACCTGAAAATCATCATGTTCAACAACCAGATCTATGGGCTCACGAAAGGTCAGTATTCACCGACCAGCCCATTGGGTAAGAAAACCAAAAGTACACCGTTCGGTTCAGTCGACCGCCCACTCAATCCGCTCTCCGTGGCGATCGGAGCAGGGGCGACATTTGTGGCTCGCAGTGCCGATGTTGACATCAAACACTTGACCATGGTGCTCGAACGGGCCGCCCGGCACAAAGGGTCTGCCTTTGTTGAAGTTTATCAGGATTGCAACGTCTTCAATTCCGGAGCCTTTGAGTTTGCCACCAAGAAAGACCAGAAGCAGGAAAACTGCATCTATCTGGAAAATGGTAAACCACTCATCTATGGAAATGATCGAGACAAGGGAATCCGCCTGACCGGAGCAGGCAACCCGGAAGTTGTAAACCTCAGCGACGTCAAGGAAGACGATTTACTCTTCCACGATGAGTCATCTGACGATCCGACACCGGCATTCCGCCTCGCTCAAATGCGCTGGCCAAATTCCCCCGAGCCAATGGGAATCTTCCGCAGTATCGACCGCCCAACATACGATGGCGAAGTCGATCGCCAATTCAAACAATGTATGGAACAAGGGACAGCCGATCTGGAAGCGCTGTTCAATTCCGGAGATACCTGGGACGTGAAACCGAAATAA